The genomic DNA CCAACCGTCGGCTGCTGCTGTCGCAGTCGGTCCAGCTGCGTCCGGAACCGGTCTCCGTCACCTTAGACGTAACCACAGTGGCCGATTCTTGGCGCCGGCCAGCCCGCAACTACGGCCTGCAGCTGGAGCTGCGTCCTCTCGGGGCCAACTCACAGGAGCCTCAATCCCCGCTGGATTCGACCGCGCCTCTTGTCCAGGCCTCGCTGGTTGCGGTGTCGCTCAACCCGCACCAGTGCCGGTCCCGGCAGAGGAGGAGCGCCGCCCGCCCCCAGGTATCGCCCAGCAACGTGTGCAAGGCACGCCGCCTCTACATCGACTTCAAGGACGTGGGCTGGCAGGACTGGATCATCGCCCCTCAGGGCTACCTCGCCAACTACTGTCACGGGGAGTGCCCCTTCCCACTCAGCGAAAGCCTCAACGGAACCAACCACGCCATCCTGCAGACCCTGGTCCACTCTCTGGACCCGCACGGAACGCCGCAGCCCTGCTGTGTCCCCATCCGCTTCTCGCCGGTCTCCATGCTGTACTACGACAACAACGACAACGTGGTGCTGCGTCACTACCAGGACATGGTGGTGGATGAGTGCGGCTGTAGGTGACCGCCGGCGCCCCAAACTTTTGTGTGTTGACCATAAATTGTGCATCACAACTTCAATAAAGCTTCTCTGAATGAAACCACACAGGTTATTAATGATTCGCATAACTGAAATAAAATagactctaacccaggggtgtccaaactacaggcCGCCAGTCTCTTCAGTTCATCAAAGCAACGTGGAATACTTTCAAATTCATCTTAATTACCAGGCGGTCTCTGAATGcacacaaccttccctagtcatggtgcaaataaataaataaataaatgaggctaacataaaggtcaacacacatggtcacacaacacaacctgctcacagaACATTGTGGATTTTACGAAACACACCATAAAAGTCAAAATTACACATTTAAATCcgttagagtgcatgatgggaaaaatgtaaaacactctccacCCATATtcgtgtttggcgcattttagctgtttgatatttctgattgattacaaaactttaagaaggtcgtcacggaaataaggtagaagtcaaactttcacatactcttaatatccacttatatatccattatattaatatgtgcacacacacacactcttaatattcaattatactcattatatatccattaaattatatatcataatatatgtgcacacacatatacaaatatacacatgcatagatgtgtgtatatatacattatatatatatatatatatatatatatatatatatatatatatatatatatatatatatatatatatatatatatactgtattgccaaaagtatttggccacccattcaaatgatcagaattaggtgtcctaatgacttggcccggccacaggtgtataaaatcaagcacttcggtatggaaactgtttctacagtgatttccagtgtggaactgtcataggatgccacctgtgcaacaaatccagtcgtgaaatgt from Entelurus aequoreus isolate RoL-2023_Sb linkage group LG10, RoL_Eaeq_v1.1, whole genome shotgun sequence includes the following:
- the gdf3 gene encoding protein DVR-1, with the translated sequence MLAVLGLLACVLGVFALPRAEDPSGQGRLLLSALGLSERPRPADVPRARRHVPPALWKMFRRSGLQAQAQESDPCTVSEYGVRGNIIRYVQDQGRLVPSQGGLCAACVDQHLFFNMSVLESAEVLSLARLHVHFVWRSGSPAALLRAPPTVSAVIYKVVRSTLKGADPRANRRLLLSQSVQLRPEPVSVTLDVTTVADSWRRPARNYGLQLELRPLGANSQEPQSPLDSTAPLVQASLVAVSLNPHQCRSRQRRSAARPQVSPSNVCKARRLYIDFKDVGWQDWIIAPQGYLANYCHGECPFPLSESLNGTNHAILQTLVHSLDPHGTPQPCCVPIRFSPVSMLYYDNNDNVVLRHYQDMVVDECGCR